The stretch of DNA ACGTTGTAATTAGGCCTGCTATTGATGATTTTTCGATTTTAGGCTTTGATCAAGTTGACTCCCTTTTGGCGGCAGGCAGACTGGCTGCAGAAAGGATGCTCCCTATTATTAAGCGGCAGTTAGCAGAAATTGGGTGGCAGCCTTCTTCGGTTTTTATTCCTCCTCCGACCTTACTCGATTATAAGTTTCTCATTAAGCAAGTTAGTATGGAAGGGGTTAATGAGGAGCAAGAGGTTGTTTTGCGTCGATTACTCTCATTTAATCCCAACAGGGCGTTTGCGCTAGCAGATATCGAACAATCCTTAAAACAGTTGTTAGGAACCAAATTTGTCAGTAGTGCGGATTATAGCCTGGAAAAAATAGCGGGTGGATACCATTTAATACTTAGGCTTAAACCTCAAAAAGGGAACTTCATTAACCTAGGCATTAACTACGACATTGATCAAAAAGCTGGGCTTTTGCTTAATATTGACTTTAGAAACCAGCTCATTCCTGGTGATAAACTCCACCTGGATTTGCGAGCATCCGAGTTTCCTTCGCTTTGGGCGGATTATTTACTTCGGTTTTCTTCTCGGGCCCGCCTTGGGGTAAGGCTAAGTGGATTGATTCATCTATATCCCGGGTTCATTTATGAAAACAATAAAAAAGTAGATGAATTTCAAATACATCGGTATTCCTGGCGGATTGATGCTTTTTCTAGTACGATCAAATCAATGTCTATTTCTGTAGGCTTTGGAATGGAACGCTTTTCTCAAAACGATAAATTTTTTGATCCTAATACAGAACTGGTCAAACTCCTTCAATTCAATAACTACCTTAATTTCTTTTGGGATACCTATAATCGGAAACATTTTCCTACCCATGGAAGCTATTTGGGTTTAGAAACAAAACTGGCTATTACCGGCCGTATCACTAAGCCTTTTGAAAACATTATTCGGAATGAGCCAGTCCAGGGGGTTGCCAAATTTGCCTTCAATAAGGTATTTCCGCTTGCAGAACACCTTCATTTTCAATGGTATAACGAGGCAGGTGTTTTGTCACTAGAAGAAGGTAATATCCTGCAATCTTTTTTCCTTGGTCGCGAGTTGGATCATGCTCAGACACATACCTACTTTGCCGGACTGCGATATATGGAGCAACCCGCCACTTCTTTTTATTTGTCGGGTTTAAAATTTCAATATGAACCTTTTTCGAATATATTCTTTTCGTTTTTGGCTAATTATGGGGCTTTTCATTTAGAAGAAATCAAGTATGGAGAAGGAACCCTTCCCACTCAAAATGGGCAACTTTGGGGTGCAGGGCTGGAATTAGGGTGGCTGACCTTAGCTGGTCCGGTTAAATTTGCGACTGAATACAATTTTGGTAATGGGGCCGTAAGTTTCTATCTTCACCTTGGACACTATTTTTAACAAGTTAAGTAGCTATACATGTTATTTGGCAGATTCTTAAAACGACTTACCGGGTCTTTACAAATCAAATGGAGGGTACTCCTATTAGAGTTGTTTATCGTGTTTATAGGTGTATACCTTGCATTTATCTTAAATAATTATCAAGAGAGCCAACGGATAAAAGTAGAAGGAGAGAAAATCTGGTCTAGCCTCAAATTAGAATTGGAAGGCATCAGACTTGCCTTTCCCGGCTGGGCCTATTTTCAAGAAAAACAAAACGAAAAATGGGATTCCCTTTTTCAAATTAAAGAAGTAGATCAGTTCTTTACTTGGCGCTATATCCAACCTCAATATGATTTTACCACGCTTGAATATGCTATAGCTACGCGAGAAAGTAAAATTGTGGATTTTGATTTGTATCATAATTTGACCAAACTCTACCAAACTGTCCAGCAGCTAGAGCACATTGAAAACCTGATGACTGAAATAGGCCTACGGTACAAAAATATTCCGCCCTCCATGCCGACGGACAGTCAGGAATACCATCAATTGTCAGCTGAAAACCTATTGAATTTTTACAGATTCATTGACTTTTCAAAGATGAGGGCAAGTAATCTAAAACGCATTGTCGATTTGTCTAATGATTTACTGCTTATCATAAATAAAAAACTAGGTAAAAAGCAACAGGTTAGGTTGGAAAAAAATTATATCCAAAAGCAAATTGTAGCAAAGTTTAGCAAGGCGCCGGCAGACTTGATTAAGAAAGAAATTCAAGCTTCTTTTCCTCATTTTACGGAAAGTGAAATTTTATCTATCTATGAAGCAGCTAAAAAAGAAATAGACAAAAAATAGACGTCCTGGCAATGAGCGCCTGAAAGATTTTCCTTATAGCAGAATTATCCTTATATTGTACAACCAAAACAAATACCAATCAACCATTATTATGACACCAAACCGTAATTTCACGCGCCTCAAAACAGCTGCCCGCCATTCCTTTTTCGCCATTGGAGTCGCAGGAACGCTCTTCCTTACCAGCTGTGACAATGTACAATATGCAGAAGAAGAACAAATAGAATTGACAAAAGGGT from Saprospiraceae bacterium encodes:
- a CDS encoding patatin-like phospholipase family protein encodes the protein MHTNKNLNGLKLLFLFLPIFFCTSTNAQDRPKLGLVLSGGGAKGIAEIGALKVLEEAGIRPDLITGTSIGSIVGGLYALGYPADSLIALAKSADWFDYFNDNLQRSFIPPEELIHSDRYVLSFPIENGEIKLPKGVVKGKKLDIFLSEITLPANRYKNFDEFPIPFRAIATDFETGEAFIFKDGPLKDAMRASMSIPSIFDPVLIDSTLLIDGAWVRNIPVQDAIQMGAQFTIAIDVGGPLYKKEQVYSILDVLNQSGAYGMAESNAYQTELADVVIRPAIDDFSILGFDQVDSLLAAGRLAAERMLPIIKRQLAEIGWQPSSVFIPPPTLLDYKFLIKQVSMEGVNEEQEVVLRRLLSFNPNRAFALADIEQSLKQLLGTKFVSSADYSLEKIAGGYHLILRLKPQKGNFINLGINYDIDQKAGLLLNIDFRNQLIPGDKLHLDLRASEFPSLWADYLLRFSSRARLGVRLSGLIHLYPGFIYENNKKVDEFQIHRYSWRIDAFSSTIKSMSISVGFGMERFSQNDKFFDPNTELVKLLQFNNYLNFFWDTYNRKHFPTHGSYLGLETKLAITGRITKPFENIIRNEPVQGVAKFAFNKVFPLAEHLHFQWYNEAGVLSLEEGNILQSFFLGRELDHAQTHTYFAGLRYMEQPATSFYLSGLKFQYEPFSNIFFSFLANYGAFHLEEIKYGEGTLPTQNGQLWGAGLELGWLTLAGPVKFATEYNFGNGAVSFYLHLGHYF